From a region of the Lactuca sativa cultivar Salinas chromosome 4, Lsat_Salinas_v11, whole genome shotgun sequence genome:
- the LOC111899645 gene encoding pentatricopeptide repeat-containing protein At4g35130, chloroplastic, which translates to MTTILSLNSSFKFAVNENKARRGRKRASEFINQYDPIKQKISNSVRSKSSITKTSSSRQMEHLVSYVEDGSVENALQLFDEMNKRSTFVWNIVIRALTNNGYFKEALKLYLQMCIEGVQPDKFTFPFVIKACGGCLDLVTGKKVHSNLFKFGLISDFHVSNSLILMYAKVGHIGSAEKVFDEMPVRDLVSWNSMINAYLFVNNGLTSLTCFSTMQQSGIKPDRFTIVSALHASSLIHSLPNGKQIHAIIIKTKSESNEMIQTSLIDMYVKCNAINYAERFFNLISPRHVAPWNAMIRGYNLNNQPLESFSCLKKMQENRINPDVISLINFLPSCSQLQSMISGKTIHGYAIRLGFLPHIFLETALIDMYGKCGNPRLSETIFDQMDQRNLISRNTMIDALVKNGRYQDALKIFRDIWDHDLKPDPTTITMILDIISDIAGLREGKQIHGYVIKSGFYSNTFVLNSLVYMYAKCGDLDSGRVIFDRILTKDIVSWNTIILANGFHGFGEISVNLFLEMIRKGIKPNSSTFFSVLSACSFSGMVEEGWKFFTSMKPDYGIDPGIEHYGCILDLLARIGDLDRAKRVITEMPLEPTSRIWGSLLGASRKHRDLELAEFVANRVLSCEHDNTDHTGLYVLLSNLYAEMGRWEDVRRVKSLMESQRLRKTDGLTLVEVKGETFRFMNGDRSHKDSNLIYKVLDVTLENCYGDLCKFKPVDFLQRRSKSTDWHSVRLAVCFGLISTTIGKPVIVRKNVRICEDCHCVMKKISLTCQREIVVGDSKIFHHFRHGRCSCHDYW; encoded by the coding sequence ATGACAACGATTCTGTCACTTAATTCATCTTTCAAGTTCGCTGTAAATGAAAATAAAGCACGAAGAGGACGCAAAAGAGCTTCAGAATTCATCAACCAATACGACCCGATTAAGCAGAAAATTTCCAATTCTGTTAGAAGTAAGTCTTCAATCACTAAAACAAGTTCGTCACGTCAGATGGAACATTTAGTTTCCTATGTGGAAGATGGGTCTGTTGAAAATGCACTccaactgttcgatgaaatgAACAAAAGAAGCACCTTTGTGTGGAATATTGTAATCAGGGCGTTAACGAACAACGGATATTTTAAAGAAGCTCTTAAATTGTATCTTCAGATGTGTATCGAAGGTGTTCAACCTGATAAATTCACGTTTCCCTTCGTTATAAAAGCATGCGGTGGGTGTTTGGATCTTGTTACTGGGAAGAAGGTTCATTCAAACCTGTTCAAATTCGGGTTAATTTCAGATTTTCATGTGTCTAATTCTCTCATACTAATGTACGCCAAGGTTGGACATATTGGGTCTGCAGAGaaggtgttcgatgaaatgcctgtGAGAGATTTGGTTTCATGGAACTCAATGATCAACGCGTATCTCTTCGTTAACAATGGATTAACCTCACTCACATGTTTTTCGACAATGCAACAATCCGGAATCAAACCTGATCGATTCACAATCGTGAGTGCACTTCACGCCTCTTCACTCATCCATTCTTTACCCAACGGGAAACAAATCCATGCGATAATAATCAAAACCAAATCCGAATCCAACGAAATGATTCAAACATCGCTAATCGACATGTACGTGAAATGCAACGCAATCAATTACGCCGAGAGATTCTTCAACTTGATTTCTCCACGACACGTTGCACCTTGGAACGCAATGATTCGTGGCTACAATCTAAACAATCAACCCCTCGAATCATTTTCTTGTTTGAAAAAAATGCAAGAAAATCGCATCAATCCCGACGTTATCTCACTGATAAACTTCCTTCCATCTTGTTCGCAACTTCAATCCATGATCTCCGGGAAAACCATCCATGGATACGCAAtccgattagggtttcttcccCACATTTTTCTAGAAACCGCTCTAATCGATATGTACGGGAAATGCGGGAATCCAAGATTATCGGAAACCATTTTCGATCAAATGGATCAAAGAAATTTAATCTCTCGTAACACTATGATCGATGCCCTAGTGAAAAACGGCAGATATCAAGACGCATTGAAGATATTCCGAGATATTTGGGATCACGATTTGAAACCAGATCCTACAACGATTACCATGATACTCGATATCATTTCCGATATAGCGGGCCTCCGAGAAGGAAAACAGATTCACgggtatgttattaaatcaggaTTTTATTCGAATACTTTTGTCCTAAATTCACTTGTATACATGTACGCAAAATGTGGCGATCTTGATTCGGGTCGGgttatttttgaccggattttaACCAAAGATATTGTTTCTTGGAATACGATCATTTTGGCAAATGGGTTTCATGGATTCGGTGAAATTTCAGTTAATTTGTTCTTGGAGATGATAAGAAAGGGTATAAAACCGAATTCAAGCACTTTCTTTTCGGTTTTATCTGCTTGTAGTTTTTCGGGAATGGTGGAAGAAGGATGGAAGTTTTTCACCTCGATGAAACCCGATTACGGGATCGATCCGGGTATCGAGCATTACGGGTGTATCCTCGATCTTCTTGCTCGAATTGGCGACCTTGATCGAGCCAAACGTGTAATTACCGAAATGCCCCTGGAACCGACTTCTAGGATATGGGGATCTTTGCTCGGTGCAAGCCGAAAACACCGGGATCTTGAGCTTGCGGAATTTGTCGCTAACCGTGTCTTGTCTTGTGAACATGATAACACTGATCACACGGGGTTGTACGTTTTGCTTTCGAACTTGTACGCTGAGATGGGGAGATGGGAGGATGTTAGACGGGTCAAATCTTTGATGGAAAGTCAACGCTTGAGGAAAACCGATGGGTTGACCTTGGTGGAAGTCAAAGGTGAAACCTTTAGGTTTATGAATGGAGATAGATCACATAAAGATAGTAATTTGATTTATAAGGTTTTAGATGTGACATTAGAGAATTGTTATGGGGATTTGTGTAAGTTTAAGCCGGTTGACTTTTTGCAaagaaggtcaaagtcaacggatTGGCATAGTGTGAGACTTGCGGTTTGTTTTGGTTTGATCTCAACTACGATCGGAAAACCAGTTATTGTTAGGAAAAACGTTAGGATTTGTGAAGATTGTCATTGTGTCATGAAAAAGATTTCTTTGACTTGTCAGAGAGAAATTGTGGTGGGAGATTCTAAGATTTTTCACCATTTTAGACACGGACGATGCTCATGCCATGATTATTGGTGA